A window of the Leptolyngbya sp. 'hensonii' genome harbors these coding sequences:
- a CDS encoding DUF1257 domain-containing protein, whose amino-acid sequence MSHFSTIRTQLRCRTSLLAGLRDVVTPLCSDSDSLEAFLNQAVRTYEAPVQLQTAYSDVAHCEVVVSRSAIGHHTDIGFRLNQSTGIYELVSDDYRYYASTLAQHYSEIEGFSQQVQLRHDRHYAVAQAMTQGFVLQDELVDPVTRQVKLTLSRC is encoded by the coding sequence ATGAGCCATTTCTCGACCATTAGAACTCAACTAAGATGCCGAACATCCCTGCTGGCGGGGCTACGGGATGTCGTCACCCCCCTGTGTTCAGACTCTGATTCCCTGGAAGCTTTTCTGAACCAGGCAGTACGAACCTACGAAGCCCCTGTCCAGTTGCAGACTGCCTATAGTGATGTGGCCCACTGCGAGGTTGTAGTCAGCAGATCGGCCATTGGTCACCATACAGACATTGGCTTCCGGTTAAACCAGAGCACGGGCATCTACGAACTGGTCAGTGATGACTACCGCTACTATGCCAGCACTCTGGCCCAGCATTACTCAGAGATTGAGGGTTTTAGCCAACAGGTTCAGCTGCGCCACGATCGTCACTATGCGGTGGCCCAGGCCATGACCCAAGGCTTTGTGTTGCAAGACGAACTCGTAGACCCGGTGACCAGGCAGGTCAAACTCACCCTCAGCCGTTGTTAA
- a CDS encoding flagellar assembly protein H, producing the protein MPILLNLLQPVLESVGDRCRLRIDDRLSPLDWYNRTIFDNVSKFLIEQYSPDFASWLIGESIVLSELSPSELSLEPIRADALVLLQSAEVILHCEFQTDPDPMMPFRMADYALRVYRRFPHKRLVQVVIYLRRTDSELVQQTTFVANRLRHEFQVVRLWEQPPEIFLKRPGLLPYAVLSQTSDHSGVLREVAQVIDTLPSRQQQSNLTAASGILAGLVLSKQVVRRLGSASN; encoded by the coding sequence ATGCCAATCCTCCTGAACCTGTTGCAGCCGGTGCTCGAATCAGTCGGCGATCGGTGTCGTTTGAGGATTGATGACAGGCTCTCTCCCCTTGACTGGTACAATAGAACTATTTTTGACAATGTTTCTAAATTCCTGATTGAGCAATACTCACCTGACTTTGCCAGTTGGCTGATTGGGGAATCAATCGTGCTGAGTGAATTGAGTCCATCGGAACTCTCCTTGGAACCCATTCGTGCCGATGCCTTAGTTTTGCTGCAATCGGCTGAAGTAATTTTACACTGTGAGTTTCAAACTGACCCGGACCCTATGATGCCCTTTCGCATGGCTGATTATGCGCTACGGGTGTATCGGCGGTTTCCACACAAGCGCCTGGTGCAAGTGGTGATTTATTTGCGGCGGACAGACTCTGAATTGGTGCAGCAAACTACATTTGTCGCTAATCGCTTGCGTCATGAGTTTCAGGTGGTACGACTATGGGAGCAGCCTCCAGAGATTTTCCTGAAGCGTCCTGGGCTATTGCCCTATGCGGTCTTGAGTCAAACGAGTGATCATAGCGGGGTGTTGAGGGAAGTGGCACAAGTCATTGATACCTTACCTAGCCGACAGCAGCAGAGTAACTTGACTGCCGCCAGTGGCATATTGGCCGGGTTAGTATTAAGCAAGCAGGTGGTTCGACGATTAGGTAGTGCGTCAAACTGA
- a CDS encoding DUF2997 domain-containing protein: MMQILTIELEPGQPMKVAVDGMSGSGCTELTRFLEQIGQLEGQTLTQEYYQAEDILLTPTQAVEL; the protein is encoded by the coding sequence ATGATGCAAATTCTGACAATTGAACTGGAACCGGGCCAACCCATGAAAGTTGCAGTCGATGGGATGTCCGGCAGTGGCTGTACCGAGCTGACTCGATTTCTGGAGCAAATTGGCCAGCTTGAAGGCCAGACCCTGACTCAGGAATACTACCAGGCTGAAGACATCCTCCTCACCCCAACCCAGGCCGTAGAGCTTTGA
- a CDS encoding AAA family ATPase has product MFDLQELTNRLKSGYGSVAIDCPIGSQNKLELLLVRMAIDGGQTARTRRQPVTWDVADGIQSYPSPGQMMAWEPQCWVKTAVQVPAQVARAGEPAPCSLLRYLIHQASNAQGEACLYILYDLPRFLLPHPQFEVVNRLLKRACTVLNYSNSRMILVHHGHQFGEEFQDLISEMEYPLPDEPETRALVQQQLQELQASAQGQGQQIPDELTPQDLTRTVRALLGLTEEGQINLLQYAVRKLRAIDHHLPGAINQMKQRQLIRLGIEYAPAPDVPAQGLTTMDEWVQMTSAALDPRAREFNLPNPRSLLLIGPPGTGKSLICKELSSRLGLACIILDFGNLMTKELGGSEQKLRDILKAASTVSPCLLMVDEMDKAIGQSAQEGDGGTSQRLIATFLRWLNDHEEPVIVIATANRPTFSPELLRRFTRVFVDLPTLRARKQIFQVHLQLRHLLPDPLPTSGRLARQYNTWLDTLAGLTEDYTGDEISQIVIKVAYNAFIKVRDGAAATVEDLLPVTLEELEAVTRSSPPQHRGQYREREMLLEWVKNGMAIHANPPEPVAAGARISRRSVSFED; this is encoded by the coding sequence ATGTTTGACCTTCAAGAACTGACAAATCGCCTGAAAAGTGGCTATGGCAGCGTTGCCATTGATTGTCCGATTGGCTCACAGAATAAACTGGAACTGCTGCTGGTGCGGATGGCGATCGATGGGGGCCAGACTGCCAGAACCAGACGCCAACCTGTCACCTGGGATGTGGCGGATGGCATCCAGAGCTATCCCTCCCCTGGGCAAATGATGGCCTGGGAACCCCAGTGCTGGGTGAAGACGGCAGTGCAGGTGCCAGCCCAGGTTGCCAGAGCGGGGGAACCTGCCCCCTGTAGCCTGCTACGCTATCTCATTCACCAGGCCAGTAATGCCCAGGGCGAAGCCTGCCTATACATCCTCTATGACCTGCCCCGATTTCTCCTGCCCCATCCCCAGTTTGAGGTGGTGAACAGGCTGTTGAAACGGGCCTGCACGGTGCTCAATTATTCCAATAGTCGGATGATTCTGGTGCATCACGGGCACCAGTTCGGGGAGGAGTTCCAGGACTTGATTTCGGAGATGGAGTATCCCCTGCCGGATGAGCCGGAGACGCGGGCCTTAGTGCAGCAGCAGCTCCAGGAATTGCAGGCAAGTGCCCAGGGGCAAGGCCAGCAGATTCCCGATGAGCTGACTCCCCAGGACCTGACCCGTACAGTGCGTGCCCTGCTGGGACTGACGGAAGAAGGCCAGATCAATCTGCTCCAGTATGCAGTGCGTAAGCTGCGGGCGATCGATCACCACCTGCCAGGTGCGATCAATCAGATGAAGCAGCGACAACTGATCCGGTTGGGGATTGAGTATGCCCCGGCTCCCGATGTGCCAGCCCAGGGGCTGACGACCATGGATGAATGGGTGCAGATGACCAGTGCTGCCCTCGATCCCAGGGCGCGGGAGTTCAACCTGCCCAACCCGAGGAGTCTGCTGTTGATTGGACCGCCGGGGACAGGCAAGAGCCTGATCTGCAAAGAACTCTCTTCGCGATTGGGACTGGCCTGCATCATCCTGGACTTTGGCAACCTGATGACGAAAGAGTTGGGTGGGTCGGAGCAGAAGCTGCGAGATATCCTCAAAGCAGCCAGCACGGTGTCTCCCTGTCTACTGATGGTGGATGAGATGGATAAAGCGATCGGTCAATCGGCTCAGGAGGGAGATGGGGGGACTTCTCAGCGGTTGATTGCGACCTTTTTGCGCTGGCTCAATGACCACGAAGAACCGGTGATTGTGATTGCCACTGCGAATCGGCCTACCTTCTCGCCAGAACTGCTCCGCCGGTTCACCCGCGTGTTTGTGGACCTGCCCACCCTCAGGGCCAGGAAGCAAATCTTCCAGGTGCATCTGCAGTTGCGGCATCTGTTGCCTGACCCGTTGCCCACTAGCGGTAGACTGGCCAGACAGTACAACACCTGGCTGGATACCCTGGCCGGACTGACGGAAGACTACACCGGAGATGAGATTAGCCAGATTGTGATCAAAGTGGCCTACAACGCCTTCATCAAAGTTCGAGATGGAGCTGCCGCAACGGTAGAAGACCTGTTGCCGGTGACGCTAGAAGAGTTGGAAGCCGTCACCCGATCGAGTCCACCCCAGCATCGGGGACAGTACCGGGAGCGGGAAATGCTGCTGGAGTGGGTCAAGAATGGGATGGCGATTCATGCCAATCCTCCTGAACCTGTTGCAGCCGGTGCTCGAATCAGTCGGCGATCGGTGTCGTTTGAGGATTGA